The following nucleotide sequence is from Spirochaetota bacterium.
CTTCGATCTTGCCGTACCCGGTCGAGGCCTGGCCGGCGCCGCGTGTCACCACCCAGCCGCCCACCGTGGAGTATTCGAATGACTGCGGGAAATGCCCGCAGGTGAAACCGGATTTAAACTTGTTGAGATATTCCTCGAACGCCGGGCCGTACATGCCGGGCTGCACCGTCACGGTCGAATTCACCTCGTTCACCCTGATCACCCCGTTCATATGCCGGGTGAGGTCCAGGCTGATACCCCCGCGCGGTGTCTCCACGCCGCGCGTCACCGACGAGTGACCGCCGAAGGGCGTTATGGGAATTTTTTTCGCGTTGCAGAACGCCACGAGCTTCATGACGTCTTCCTCGTCCCGCGGATAGACGACCGCATCCGGGGGGTACTTCACCCGGCCCAGGCGCAGATACACCAGGTCGAGGAAAAACTTCCCGTATGCGTGGTATGCCCTTTCAAAGCCGTCCACGCTTACGTTCCCGGCCCCCGCTATTTTTTCGAGCGCCGATATCACCGGTTTCGGCAGCGCGCTTTTTCGCACGCGCACCGAAGCGTCGCCCGGGAGGTATTTCCCTTCAAGATCGCCCTTCGAAAGGCCGAACGTCTTCCCCGCGAATTCGAGCAGGTGCGCGTCCAGCGTCTCCTCGTGGGACGGGTCGCCCCATTTCAAAATGTCCCGGTAGGTCTTATCCTTGTGCATGTCCCTTACTCCAAAGGTAATGATGTCATTACGCGGCGTGAGGTCCGCGTTACCGCTTCTTCGCGCCCTTTTCACCGTTGGGAAGCACAAGCTGCGCCTTGACGCTGGCGATCTCCTTCCGCACGCGTGCCGCGTCCCACTTGAGCTCCTTCGCCGCGACCGCAGCCACGAGCTTCATGATCTTGTCGCCCGGGTAGCCCAGGGTACCGGTCCCCGTCCGGCGCAGCATGATATCGGAAAGCGTCCGCGCACACTCGACGCGTACCGCGTAGACGACCTCGGCGAGTATTTCCCCGTCGGCGCTCACCTGCTGGGCGAGCTTTTTATCGGCGCGCGCGAGCTCGAGCACCGCGTTGTACTCGGTCCCGTAATTCCGGGCGAGGTACTCAAGCGTCTTTATGCTGAAGTCCGGGTTCTGCTTGCGGGCCCTGTCCAGGAACCCGGCCATGTCCTCGATCTCGCATCCCTTGAGATATTCGAGCGCGGTCGTGGACCGGGGCAGCCGTGTTTTCAGCTTCACCTGGACCATTTTCAGCACATTTACCGCGAGTTTCCGGCTCGTCGTATACTTGCCGCCCTCGACCGTGATGAGTCCTTCGAAGCCCTGGAGCGCGTTATTGTAAATTTCGTACTTGCGGGAAGACTTGTACGTCCCCTCGGTCTGGGTATCGACCAGCGGGCGCAGTCCGCCGTAGGCGTACTGCACGTCCTTGTAGGAGATGCCGCCGTCCCCGAAGGACCCGTTGATCTCGGTAATAAACTCTTCGATGCTCGCGCGCGAAACATGGTACTCATCGGGATTTCCCACATATTCCTTGTCGGTGGTCCCGACCAGCGAGTGGCCCCGCCACGGCACCACGAAGAAATGCCTCCCACCCGGCGTGAGCATGGTCACCGCGTTTTTCTCGACCGCGTTTTTCAGGATGAGGTGAATCCCTTCCGAACGCCGGATATGGTGGTTCCCGTTGCCCTTCTGGGCGAGGTTGAGCACGATGTCCGCCCAGGGGCCCGCGCAGTTTATCGTGAGGCGCGCCTTTACCTCGACGGTTTTCCCGGTTAGGATATCCTGCACCTTTACGCCGGCGACGCCCTTCCCGTCGCTGTAGAGGAAGTCGAGAACCCTGGCGTAGTTGGCCACATGCGCCCCGTAGCTCTCGGCCGACTTGACGAATGCCAGGGTGAGCCTCTCGGGGAAGATGCTCTGGCAGTCGTAGTAGAGTGCCGCCCCGGTAAGCCCCAGCTTTCTCACGTTGGGCTCCATGGTCATGACCTTCTTCTTCGAGTACGATGAGTGGTTGGGGATCCGCTTGCTCTTGTCCCACGTCCATTTCTTATCGAAGGAAAGAATGTCGTAGAGCGTGAGCCCGATCTTGATTATCCACTTGTTGTTCTTGAACTTGTGGTAGTTCGGAACCATGAAGGGAATCGGGTACACCAGGTTCGGGGCTATGTTTTCCAGGATGCGCCGCTCGCGGAGCGATTCCCGCACGAGGCCGAACTCCATGTTGTTGAGATACCGCAGTCCCCCGTGAATGAGCTTGGAGGTCGCCGCGGAGGTCGCCCATCCGAAATCGTTTTTCTCGAGGAGCGCCACCTTCAGCCCGCGGGACGCCGCGTCATACGCCACGGCCGCTCCCGTGATTCCTCCCCCGATGACCACGATGTCGTATTCCTCGCCCTTGTATTTTTCGATGAACCGTTTCATGTTACGCCCCCTTGCCGGCCGCGCCGCGTCCCACGGAGTTGCCGGCCTTGTAGTATTCATGTATCCTTTCCTCGGTAAAAAGCAGGACCTCGTGCATAATCTTGCGAGCCTTGTCGGCCTTCCCGGCCCCTATCGCCGCCGCGATGTCACGGTGAAATTTCGCGGAGCGCTCCCTGTTTTCGGGAAAATCGAAATAGATTGGCCCGAAGTCCCGAAAGAGCTGGTTGAAAAAATTCAGTATGAATATGTAGAATAAATTGCCGCTCGCGCGGGCTATCATCCGATGCACGGTGAGATCGCGTTCAAGCATCTCGTCGCCGGGATCGTCCAGGACGAGCGTTGCAAGATCGCGCACATGTTCGTCCGTTCGCTTCTCCGCCGCTATAGCCGCCATCTCGGGCACCAGTATCCGGCGTATCACCAGGATGTTTTCCAGCACGCCGGGGTTCAGTATCGCCTTGCTGTAAATTATCTCGCGGAAAAGCTCCAGGTTGCCGCTTTCGAGATAATTCTGTACGTAGATGCCGTCCCCGTGCCGGATATCGACCAGCCCCAGCACCTCGAGCTTCTTGAGCGCCTCGCGCAGGGTGGCCCTGTTTACCTTGAGGCTTTCCGCGATCTCCCTTTCGGCAGGGAGCTTCTCACCGGGCTTGAGCTCCCCCGCGAGGATTTTCTGCAGCACCTGGCGCACGATTCCCTCGTGCAGCCTGCTCTTGACGACGGGATCCAGTTTTCTTGCCGCGCTTGTCATGTTATTTGTCCGGTGGCCGAGTGGTCCGACCAATAACAATTTACCATAAAGGCAGGCATTCCGTCAATAAATAATTGAGATTTGTCCGGAATTTTATTTTTTCCACGGGTATGGTGGATTGCCTTTCCCGTATCGGCCCCCTCCCCGCCGGGCCTTAAAGGCCTGCCAGTTTCCCGGCTTCGGGCAGAGACGTCGGCGACTCGCGGGAGGCGGGTTCGCGCGCGATAAAAGTCTTGCCCAACGGGGTCCCCCTCCTTATACTCACGGCGATTCATGATATTAAGAATTCGGGGATGGTCTGTGAAATCCGGGATACCGTATCATTTCTGGCCGGGTGTTGTGCTTATCGTAGGCATGGAGTGCTGTATCCTGGTGCAGGCAAATGCGTTCACCACCTGGGCCACACCTGTCCTTTGGACCGGCCTGATACTTGTCTTCGACGCGGTCCTCGTCCGTACGGGCCGCGCCTCCCTGATCCGGACGGGCGCTATCGTCCCCCTTGCCGTAATTTCCGTGGTGAGCTGGTGGGTGTTCGAGTGGTTCAATATCTTCCTCTCCAACTGGCACTACCTCAATCTCACCCCGAACCTCGGGGTGCGCTATTTCGGCTATGTGTGGTCATTCGCGACCATCGTGCCGGGGGTATTGCTGGCCTACGGCATGCTTTCACACATGATGAAACCGCTCCGGGGCCGTCCCCTGCGCCTGGGGAAAAGGACGCTTGCCGTCTCCTTCATCCTGGGGCTGATATTCCTCGCGGTCCCCATAGTGCCGTTCTCCATGTACTATGCCGGCCGCGCCGCGGACGAATCGCTTTTTATATTCCTGAAATGGGCCACCGGAACGCACCTCTCCGAGTACACCGCCGCATTCGTCTGGATCGGCTTCTTCCTGCTCATAGAGCCGCTGAACTACTCCATGGGAAATCCGTCCCTTGCCGGCGCCATGACACGGGGGAATTACAGGCCCGCGGCCGCCCTCTCCCTCGCGGGGCTCCTGTGCGGCTATTTGTGGGAATTCTGGAACTACTGGGCGCACACGAAATGGTTCTATACGGTACCGATACTCGGCGACGTGAAACTTTTCGAAATGCCGGTCCTTGGGTACCTCGGGTTTGTCGCCTTCGCCTGGGAGTTGTATGCGCTCACCGCGCTCGTGTACCCGCGCGCGATATACATCGTGGAAGGACGCGGCGAGTGATCACGATCATCGACGGCACGCCATGCCAGGTATGCGCAGCGCGCGACGCGGTCGTGGTGTGCAATGGCTGCGGGAAGCCCCTCTGCAGGGAATGCCGCATCCTGGACCTCTGGGGATTCAGCTGCGGGCATGCGGAATCGATGGCGTTCTGCGGGAAATGCAACGACGACCCCGAGATTAACATTTACAAGGGATATGTGTAGGGCTTGTGCCATTCCGGGCCAGTTTGATGATAATCCGGAAATTTCATGATATACACGCTATGGTCATTAAATGGAAACCACAATTTTAGAGCTTCTCGACAAGGTACTCGCCTGCAATGAGGCGCTTTTCTACCTGTTCCTGTTTGTAAGCGCCGTCATTGAAAACCTTTTTCCGCCCATTCCCGGGGACACCATCACCGCCTTCGGGGCATTTCTCGTGGGAACCGGGAGGCTCAATTATTTCCTCGTATACGGCGTCACGACCCTGGGAAGTGTTGTGGGTTTCATGCTGCTGTTTTTCCTGGGAAGGTTCATGGGAAAGGAATTTTTCATGAACAAGAATTACAGCTTTTTCTCCTCCAAAAGCATCCTTTCCGCGGAGGCATGGTTCCGGAGGTTCGGATATCCCGTCGTAGCCGGAAACAGGTTTCTCCCCGGCATACGTTCGGTGATTTCGCTGGTTTCCGGAATCTCCATGCTTTCCCCTGCACGTGTCCTGGCGCTCTCTGTCGCGAGCGCCGCGGTATGGAATTTCATCTGGATCCACGCCGGTTTCATGCTGGGCACCAACTGGGACGCCGTCCGCGGCAAAACACAGACCCTGCTCCGGAACTACAACCTTGCCGTAGGCGCGATCATGCTGGCGGCGGCCGTGGTATACGTTATATACCGGGTGCGCAGGTCGGCAAAGGAACGCGCCGGGTCCGCCGCCTAGGACTGCGCTTCTCAATGCCCGGCGGTCCCTGGACGGTGCATACCGGTTGTTCCGAGTCTCACATATTTCCCGCCTATTAAAAATATTCTTTACGATCGTTCGATAATTCATTATTTTAATATTTGTTAAAATACCATTTCGTTTTGGAGATATTCATGGACCATATAACCGAACTCACCGAGCAGAACTTTTCCACCGAGGTGCAGGCCAGCACCGTACCCGTCCTCGTTGATTTCTGGGCCCCCTGGTGCGGGCCGTGCAGGATGCAGACCCCGATACTCGAAGAAATCGCCCAATCCGGAGAGGTGAATGTCAAGATCGTTAAATGCAACACCGACGAGAATCCCGGCCTGGCCAGCCGTTTTGCGATCAACTCGATCCCGACCCTCATATTGTTCAAGGGGGGGCAGGAGGCGGAAAGGATGGTAGGCGTACAGCCGGCAGCATCGCTCAAGAAGAGGCTCCAATAATTCAGAAAGCACATCGCACAACCTCCCCGCTCTTCCAATTTTGCGCCGGGCATGGACCTATTTCATGCCCGGTATCGTCATCACGCGGCGCGGGAAGCCGACACGCACCCGCCGGTCGGCTATTCGTTCGGAGCGGATAATTGCCTTGACGGCGCGGATTTTTAATTACATACTTATAGGGCGGGGGGCGAACATCCAGGCAATTCAGGATACCTGCCGCAGATTCCGGTCGTCGAAATCAGGGTACATACAATGATGCCGCGCAAAGATCCCGGCGATGATCGGTGTCGCAAAATTTTCCAATGGGGAGCGGGAGTATCGTCATGATAAGCTACAAGGAACTCGGACTGGTTAACACGCGGGATATGTTCGCGAAGGCGATGAAGGGCGGTTACGCCATTCCCGCGTACAACTTCAATAACATGGAACAGCTTCAGGCCATCATCCAGGCCTGCGTGGAGACCAAGTCTCCCGTGATCCTCCAGGTCTCCTCGGGGGCGCGGAAATACGCGAATGCCACCCTGCTGCGGAACATGGCGCGCGGCGCGGTCGAATACGCCCGGGAGCTCGGGTATCCCATCCCCATCGTCCTGCACCTCGACCACGGCGACACGTTCGAGCTCGCGAAGGACTGCATAGAGAGCGGATTCTCCTCCGTAATGATCGACGGATCGCATTTCCCCTACGACGAAAACGCCGCGCTCACGAAGAAGGTGGTTGAATTCGCGCACAAGCACGATGTTACGGTAGAGGGCGAGCTCGGCGTGCTCGCGGGCGTCGAGGACGACGTATCGGCGGAGCACTCGAATTACACGAGACCGGAGGAGGTGGAGGATTTCGTGAAAAAAACGGGCGTCGATTCGCTGGCCATTTCTATCGGAACCTCCCACGGGGCGAACAAGTTCAAGCCGGAACAATGCACGCGGAACGACCAGGGAATCCTGGTACCGCCCCCGCTGCGTTTCGACATACTCGAGGAAATCGAGAAGCGTATACCCGGCTTCCCGATCGTGCTCCACGGATCGTCCTCGGTTCCACAAGAGCAGGTGAGGATCATCAACACGCACGGGGGGGCGCTCAAGGACGCGGTGGGCATCCCCGAGGACCAGCTGCGCAAGGCGGCGCGCTCGGCGGTGTGCAAGATCAACATAGATTCGGATGGGCGTCTCGCAATGACCGCGGCCATCCGCAAGGTATTCACCGAAAAGCCCGCGGAGTTCGACCCGCGGAAGTACCTGGGACCGGCGCGCGATTCGCTCAAGGAGCTGTACATGCATAAGAACATCAACGTGCTCGGATCCTCCGGGCACGCCTGATAATAAAACCCGAAATAACGACACACAAACGCGCGAAGGCCGGGTCACGTGACCCGGCC
It contains:
- a CDS encoding glycerol-3-phosphate dehydrogenase/oxidase, which translates into the protein MNTTRPATPWDAARPARGRNMKRFIEKYKGEEYDIVVIGGGITGAAVAYDAASRGLKVALLEKNDFGWATSAATSKLIHGGLRYLNNMEFGLVRESLRERRILENIAPNLVYPIPFMVPNYHKFKNNKWIIKIGLTLYDILSFDKKWTWDKSKRIPNHSSYSKKKVMTMEPNVRKLGLTGAALYYDCQSIFPERLTLAFVKSAESYGAHVANYARVLDFLYSDGKGVAGVKVQDILTGKTVEVKARLTINCAGPWADIVLNLAQKGNGNHHIRRSEGIHLILKNAVEKNAVTMLTPGGRHFFVVPWRGHSLVGTTDKEYVGNPDEYHVSRASIEEFITEINGSFGDGGISYKDVQYAYGGLRPLVDTQTEGTYKSSRKYEIYNNALQGFEGLITVEGGKYTTSRKLAVNVLKMVQVKLKTRLPRSTTALEYLKGCEIEDMAGFLDRARKQNPDFSIKTLEYLARNYGTEYNAVLELARADKKLAQQVSADGEILAEVVYAVRVECARTLSDIMLRRTGTGTLGYPGDKIMKLVAAVAAKELKWDAARVRKEIASVKAQLVLPNGEKGAKKR
- a CDS encoding FadR family transcriptional regulator, whose amino-acid sequence is MTSAARKLDPVVKSRLHEGIVRQVLQKILAGELKPGEKLPAEREIAESLKVNRATLREALKKLEVLGLVDIRHGDGIYVQNYLESGNLELFREIIYSKAILNPGVLENILVIRRILVPEMAAIAAEKRTDEHVRDLATLVLDDPGDEMLERDLTVHRMIARASGNLFYIFILNFFNQLFRDFGPIYFDFPENRERSAKFHRDIAAAIGAGKADKARKIMHEVLLFTEERIHEYYKAGNSVGRGAAGKGA
- a CDS encoding DedA family protein, whose amino-acid sequence is METTILELLDKVLACNEALFYLFLFVSAVIENLFPPIPGDTITAFGAFLVGTGRLNYFLVYGVTTLGSVVGFMLLFFLGRFMGKEFFMNKNYSFFSSKSILSAEAWFRRFGYPVVAGNRFLPGIRSVISLVSGISMLSPARVLALSVASAAVWNFIWIHAGFMLGTNWDAVRGKTQTLLRNYNLAVGAIMLAAAVVYVIYRVRRSAKERAGSAA
- the trxA gene encoding thioredoxin translates to MDHITELTEQNFSTEVQASTVPVLVDFWAPWCGPCRMQTPILEEIAQSGEVNVKIVKCNTDENPGLASRFAINSIPTLILFKGGQEAERMVGVQPAASLKKRLQ
- a CDS encoding class II fructose-1,6-bisphosphate aldolase, producing MISYKELGLVNTRDMFAKAMKGGYAIPAYNFNNMEQLQAIIQACVETKSPVILQVSSGARKYANATLLRNMARGAVEYARELGYPIPIVLHLDHGDTFELAKDCIESGFSSVMIDGSHFPYDENAALTKKVVEFAHKHDVTVEGELGVLAGVEDDVSAEHSNYTRPEEVEDFVKKTGVDSLAISIGTSHGANKFKPEQCTRNDQGILVPPPLRFDILEEIEKRIPGFPIVLHGSSSVPQEQVRIINTHGGALKDAVGIPEDQLRKAARSAVCKINIDSDGRLAMTAAIRKVFTEKPAEFDPRKYLGPARDSLKELYMHKNINVLGSSGHA